ACTTCCACAGCTCTCGCCAGCATGGGAGGCGGTGCAACAGGCGCAGACGTAATGAATTCTTGAAGTTCTTGCCGAGTAAGGCCGGCATCGAGACTTGTTACCAGGCGGGTGAAGTCGTCAGCAGAAAGCCTGCTGCCACTCTTGGCGGCATCTGTGTTCATGAATATCTGGCGCACAAAACGGTAGTCGCCACACTTTTGCCGCAGAACACGGATTATGACCTCAGGAGGGACATGTTTGACGAGGCCTTCTTCCACCTTGGCAGCAAGGGGAGCTACCGGTATGTCTTCCTGCTGCGCCTCTCGAAGAATAACCAGCAGAGCGGCCAAGTCTTTGTTGGGAAGACTGTGATCACTGGCAGCTGCAAGCACTCTTTTGAGAATGGCTTCAGGAACGCCACTGGCCCGGGTCTGTTCGAGGGAAACAATTGTCTGACTGTCCAGGGGCTCTGCCAGGGTAACGGCAGCTCCGCCAAAAAGAAACATCAGAGGCAGCAGGAACAGAACCGAGGTTCTTCCTCTAAATAGCCTGATTGCCATTCTTTGTGGCAAATAGTATGGAGTTTTTGTTGCCAAATCCATCTCTCTGGTAAAATTGCGCCTTGGGGTCCGGGACCACAACCTTGCCGTCCACCAGAAAGGCATATTCGTAGCGTCCCACTGGCAGGTGGACTTCGATGGTCCACACACCTTCCTGGGGTTTGGCGTTCATCTTGAACCCATTGGGGTTCCACTGGTTGAACGTACCTATCAGGCTCACGGTGTGGGCCCGAGGGTAGTGGAAGGCGAACACTACGGGTACCAGTTGCTGCTTTCCTCCATCTATGGCCATGGGGCCGCGACTGCCAGAATAGAAATAGAATGTCAGCAGCAAAGCGGCGAACAGCGCAGCTGCCGCAGGAATGAGTCTGATGGGCGAAACAGTGATCGATCGAGGTTTGCTGAGCCATTGCAGGAGACGCTGCCGGCGAGACAGTTTTTTTTCTTTGACCGCCTGCAAGATCTCGTCAACAAGATCCGTTGGAGGCTGCCGATCAGGCATGGTCTTCAACATCCAGACCAGAGACGAGAAATCCTCCTGCAGGTTGTCGCCTGTATCCTTGTCCAGGGCAATGTCCATTTTTTCAGATGGTGGTCTGTCCGGAAACTTTTTTTTCTTTGGCATCAGCCACCTCCTTCAGGCAGCCGCGAAGCATTTCCAGTCCGCGACTGATACGCATTTTTGCAGCACTGATGGAAATGCTCAAGGCCTCGGCAATTTCTCGCACGGCCAGCTCCTCGTGATAACGAAGAACAAGGGCTTCTCTGTAGAGCAGGGGAAGCGTCCCCAGGGCCTCTTCCAATCGCAGGTAGTCAATGCTGTCGCAGACATTTTGCTGTTGTTCACCATGAAAACGGCAGTTGGATAGTTGCTCAAGCGCTTTGTCAGTGTGTCTGTTGATGCTCCTGTTTGTTCTTCGCCCATAGTCTCTGGCCACGTTCAAGCTGATGGTGTAGAGCCAGGGGAAAAACTTTCTTCCCCTGTGAAAGCGTGGCAAATTCTCATAGGTCCTGACAAATGCCTCCTGGGTCAACTCAGCGGCCTCCTCAGCCGAACCGGTTGCTCGGAACATAAGGTTATAGATGGGCTTTTGGTAACGTTCTATGAGATCCGCAAAGGAGTCAACATCTCCGGCCAACACCTGCTCGATCACCCGCTGGTCGTCATTCGTATTCATGTGGAAAACGCCATATTTCCAGCCAAGTTTCCATTCACAAGTGCTTCTTTAGCGCAACGTCAGCTCGATCACTCCCGTTTTGACCCTGGGGGATGTTACCAGAGTCAGCAAACCTCTGCTCGAGCCACTGCGGCCGGTGTTGTGCATTTATGACTCAGGAAACTCTTGTACCGTCCATTCGGGGTTTGTTCTAAAAGGAGGTAGCTCCTCCAAAGCCCATGCTGTTCCGGGTTGTCCCTGGCTGAATTCGCTCTTCTTATTGTTTATTTACGCTGCACCCAAATCTTTGGTCACATTCTTTGCTCGCTTTGCTGCCATGCCGAACGCCACGACAGATTATCCTTTAATGATTTCACTGACAAGGCAGAATACTGTTTCGCCGTCCAGGGGGAGCTCGAGGACATCATCGATGCCGAACTCTCTGGCAACCAGCAGCAGAGCCTTCTTGCCATTGTTTACGCCGATGATCCTGACGGCAGGCTCTTTCTGTCTGGCAGCAATAGCCAGGGCCAGACCAC
The DNA window shown above is from Deltaproteobacteria bacterium and carries:
- a CDS encoding isoamylase early set domain-containing protein; the encoded protein is MPKKKKFPDRPPSEKMDIALDKDTGDNLQEDFSSLVWMLKTMPDRQPPTDLVDEILQAVKEKKLSRRQRLLQWLSKPRSITVSPIRLIPAAAALFAALLLTFYFYSGSRGPMAIDGGKQQLVPVVFAFHYPRAHTVSLIGTFNQWNPNGFKMNAKPQEGVWTIEVHLPVGRYEYAFLVDGKVVVPDPKAQFYQRDGFGNKNSILFATKNGNQAI
- a CDS encoding RNA polymerase sigma factor, which encodes MNTNDDQRVIEQVLAGDVDSFADLIERYQKPIYNLMFRATGSAEEAAELTQEAFVRTYENLPRFHRGRKFFPWLYTISLNVARDYGRRTNRSINRHTDKALEQLSNCRFHGEQQQNVCDSIDYLRLEEALGTLPLLYREALVLRYHEELAVREIAEALSISISAAKMRISRGLEMLRGCLKEVADAKEKKVSGQTTI